Proteins found in one Oncorhynchus keta strain PuntledgeMale-10-30-2019 chromosome 2, Oket_V2, whole genome shotgun sequence genomic segment:
- the mettl9 gene encoding methyltransferase-like protein 9 isoform X2, which translates to MWTGKYVRSPLARSLFMNMISESEESGQETQEWYKCSPDLLGEVVRPLFVQSHLDQDTQAFLRRSIEKSGWMFTQFYHSFISTVLSPLVSRTSINGFLGRGSMFVFSADQLQQLLRVAPEWRGERLLDLGAGDGGVTEVMGAHFREVYATEVSPPMKWHLQRKKYRLLGIDEWQHTGFQYDLISCLNLLDRCDDPLDLLRGIHRSLVPSTGRLILAAVLPFQPWVEIGGKWQRPREHIKVKGRKWEEQVTNLSNEVFREVGFEVEAVTRLPYLCEGDMYKDYYVLDDAVFVLKPVEE; encoded by the exons ATGTGGACAGGGAAGTACGTGCGCAGTCCACTCGCTCGTTCACTTTTCATGAACATGATAAGCGAAAGCGAAGAATCCGGACAAGAAACCCAAGAG TGGTACAAGTGCTCCCCAGACCTGTTGGGGGAGGTGGTTAGGCCTCTGTTTGTGCAGAGCCATCTGGACCAGGACACCCAGGCTTTTCTGAGACGCAGCATCGAAAAGTCTGGCTGGATGTTCACCCAGTTCTACCACTCCTTCATCTCCACTGTCCTCAGCCCCCTGGTGTCACGCACATCCATCAATGG GTTCCTAGGTCGTGGCTCTATGTTTGTGTTCTCTGCAGATCAGCTCCAGCAGCTGCTTCGCGTCGCCCCCGAGTGGCGAGGGGAGAGACTGCTGGACCTAGGGGCCGGGGATGGGGGCGTCACTGAGGTGATGGGAGCCCACTTCAGAGAGGTCTACGCCACTGAGGTTTCTCCTCCCATGAAGTGGCACCTCCAGAGGAAGAAGTACAG GCTTTTAGGCATTGATGAATGGCAGCATACTGGGTTCCAGTATGACCTGATCAGCTGTCTGAACCTGCTAGACCGCTGTGACGACCCCCTGGATCTCCTCAGGGGCATCCACCGCTCGCTGGTGCCCAGCACGGGAAGACTCATCCTGGCCGCTGTCCTGCCCTTCCAGCCCTGGGTGGAGATAG GTGGGAAGTGGCAGCGCCCTAGAGAGCACATCAAAGTGAAGGGGAGGAAATGGGAGGAGCAAGTCACCAACCTGTCCAATGAGGTGTTCCGGGAAGTGGGGTTTGAGGTGGAGGCAGTGACTCGGCTGCCGTACCTGTGTGAGGGAGACATGTACAAAGATTACTATGTACTGGATGATGCTGTCTTCGTCCTGAAACCTGTGGAGGAGTGA
- the mettl9 gene encoding methyltransferase-like protein 9 isoform X1, which yields MCHLQLRTLLFVAWVLGYIAVLLGTRKMWTGKYVRSPLARSLFMNMISESEESGQETQEWYKCSPDLLGEVVRPLFVQSHLDQDTQAFLRRSIEKSGWMFTQFYHSFISTVLSPLVSRTSINGFLGRGSMFVFSADQLQQLLRVAPEWRGERLLDLGAGDGGVTEVMGAHFREVYATEVSPPMKWHLQRKKYRLLGIDEWQHTGFQYDLISCLNLLDRCDDPLDLLRGIHRSLVPSTGRLILAAVLPFQPWVEIGGKWQRPREHIKVKGRKWEEQVTNLSNEVFREVGFEVEAVTRLPYLCEGDMYKDYYVLDDAVFVLKPVEE from the exons ATGTGTCATCTACAGCTGAGGACATTGCTTTTTGTAGCGTGGGTGTTGGGCTACATCGCCGTTCTGCTCGGTACTAGAAAGATGTGGACAGGGAAGTACGTGCGCAGTCCACTCGCTCGTTCACTTTTCATGAACATGATAAGCGAAAGCGAAGAATCCGGACAAGAAACCCAAGAG TGGTACAAGTGCTCCCCAGACCTGTTGGGGGAGGTGGTTAGGCCTCTGTTTGTGCAGAGCCATCTGGACCAGGACACCCAGGCTTTTCTGAGACGCAGCATCGAAAAGTCTGGCTGGATGTTCACCCAGTTCTACCACTCCTTCATCTCCACTGTCCTCAGCCCCCTGGTGTCACGCACATCCATCAATGG GTTCCTAGGTCGTGGCTCTATGTTTGTGTTCTCTGCAGATCAGCTCCAGCAGCTGCTTCGCGTCGCCCCCGAGTGGCGAGGGGAGAGACTGCTGGACCTAGGGGCCGGGGATGGGGGCGTCACTGAGGTGATGGGAGCCCACTTCAGAGAGGTCTACGCCACTGAGGTTTCTCCTCCCATGAAGTGGCACCTCCAGAGGAAGAAGTACAG GCTTTTAGGCATTGATGAATGGCAGCATACTGGGTTCCAGTATGACCTGATCAGCTGTCTGAACCTGCTAGACCGCTGTGACGACCCCCTGGATCTCCTCAGGGGCATCCACCGCTCGCTGGTGCCCAGCACGGGAAGACTCATCCTGGCCGCTGTCCTGCCCTTCCAGCCCTGGGTGGAGATAG GTGGGAAGTGGCAGCGCCCTAGAGAGCACATCAAAGTGAAGGGGAGGAAATGGGAGGAGCAAGTCACCAACCTGTCCAATGAGGTGTTCCGGGAAGTGGGGTTTGAGGTGGAGGCAGTGACTCGGCTGCCGTACCTGTGTGAGGGAGACATGTACAAAGATTACTATGTACTGGATGATGCTGTCTTCGTCCTGAAACCTGTGGAGGAGTGA